The following proteins are co-located in the Imtechella halotolerans genome:
- the ribB gene encoding 3,4-dihydroxy-2-butanone-4-phosphate synthase, which translates to MKATQISETPIVLNTIEEAIEDIRNGKVIIVVDDEDRENEGDFVAAAEKITPEIINFMATHGRGLICTPLTEKRCKELDLHVMVGNNTDPHQTAFTVSVDLKGNGVTTGISALDRAKTVQALIDPNIKPFELGRPGHIFPLIAKEGGVLRRTGHTEAAIDFARLAGFEPAGVICEIMNEDGSMSRLPQLVEVAKKFDLKLVSIEDLVAYRMQHDSLIVKREDFDIQTRFGTFRLRAYQQTTNKQVHIALTKGSWKLGEPVLTRINATLVNNDILGTLTNNADQKLDDMFQKVNEAGKGAILFINQESQSLDLLNRLSELKQLQAKGEIKAPKIAMDTKDFGIGAQILHDLDISKIRLISNSAQTKRVGMIGYGLDIVEYVTY; encoded by the coding sequence ATGAAAGCCACACAAATATCGGAAACCCCTATTGTACTCAATACTATCGAGGAAGCTATTGAGGATATTCGCAACGGAAAGGTTATTATTGTAGTTGATGATGAAGATCGTGAAAATGAAGGCGATTTTGTTGCTGCCGCCGAAAAAATCACTCCAGAGATTATCAACTTTATGGCTACTCATGGAAGAGGCCTTATATGTACTCCACTTACTGAAAAAAGATGTAAAGAATTAGATCTTCATGTAATGGTAGGTAATAATACTGATCCTCATCAAACGGCTTTTACAGTATCTGTTGATTTAAAGGGTAACGGTGTTACTACCGGAATTTCTGCCTTAGACAGAGCTAAGACTGTGCAGGCTTTAATTGACCCAAATATTAAACCTTTTGAATTAGGTAGACCTGGACATATATTTCCTCTTATTGCTAAGGAAGGTGGAGTATTACGTAGAACAGGGCATACAGAAGCGGCCATAGATTTCGCTCGCTTAGCAGGATTTGAACCTGCTGGTGTGATTTGTGAAATCATGAATGAAGATGGCTCCATGTCAAGACTACCTCAATTAGTTGAAGTAGCGAAGAAATTTGACTTAAAGTTAGTCTCTATAGAAGATTTGGTTGCCTATCGTATGCAACATGATAGTCTTATAGTTAAAAGGGAAGATTTTGATATTCAGACTCGTTTTGGTACTTTCCGATTAAGAGCATACCAACAAACAACGAATAAACAAGTTCATATTGCATTAACGAAAGGTAGTTGGAAATTAGGAGAACCTGTCCTTACAAGGATTAATGCAACACTTGTTAATAATGACATATTGGGCACGCTTACTAATAATGCTGACCAAAAGCTGGATGATATGTTTCAAAAGGTTAATGAGGCGGGTAAAGGCGCTATATTATTTATCAATCAAGAATCACAATCATTAGACCTGTTGAATCGTTTGAGCGAATTGAAGCAGCTGCAGGCTAAAGGTGAGATAAAGGCCCCTAAAATAGCGATGGATACCAAAGATTTTGGTATTGGAGCTCAAATTTTACACGACTTAGATATATCTAAAATACGTCTTATCAGTAACTCTGCACAAACAAAGCGTGTTGGGATGATAGGGTATGGATTAGATATTGTGGAATATGTAACGTATTAA
- a CDS encoding LptF/LptG family permease, with the protein MRILDRYILTRFLFNFISSFMILMLIFIFHSIWMFIDELAGKGLDIVIIAKFLFYYMPNLIPIILPLTVVLSSIMTFGTFAENYEFAAMKASGISLKRAMRVLIIFMGFLSIATFFIANNVIPAAEQKSYSLRRNIAKVKPALAITEGVFNNVGAINIKVEDKYGENDRFLKDVIIHKNTPDRANRTVIKAANGELFSSEDSNILQLILTDGHYYEDVKTNKIKDQEKYPHAKAAFETYTMNIDLSNMNDVDFNEVSSLNTFKMMNVNELVVAIDSIDSDTKANVTAFGENMYRRSGILSLAVPLTKAGKPIVKDSTKVLNYETDLLDFLDNYYKRQIIDIALNNNNGNIYSIEGKMADIQRRKKLLNHHIITLNDKFSLAVACIVLFFVGAPLGAIIRKGGMGLPLVIAMVLFLSYHFLGMFAKNFAEDGSIHPIIGSWLSTLVMLPLGIFLTRRATADKGLFEFGNTLESIFGFFKSKRGLFSKR; encoded by the coding sequence TTGAGAATTTTAGACCGCTATATTTTAACGCGATTCTTATTTAATTTCATCAGTTCGTTTATGATACTGATGCTCATCTTTATTTTTCACTCTATTTGGATGTTTATAGATGAGTTAGCAGGGAAGGGCTTGGATATTGTTATTATTGCCAAGTTCCTTTTCTATTATATGCCCAATCTTATTCCGATTATTCTACCGCTCACCGTGGTGTTATCGTCTATAATGACCTTTGGAACTTTTGCTGAAAACTACGAATTTGCCGCAATGAAGGCTTCTGGCATATCCCTAAAAAGAGCCATGCGTGTATTGATTATTTTCATGGGCTTCTTAAGTATAGCTACTTTTTTTATAGCCAATAATGTGATACCAGCGGCCGAACAAAAGTCCTATAGCTTGAGAAGGAATATAGCTAAAGTAAAGCCAGCTTTAGCAATTACAGAGGGAGTGTTTAATAATGTGGGCGCCATAAACATTAAAGTAGAAGATAAGTATGGAGAAAATGATCGTTTCTTAAAGGATGTTATAATTCATAAGAACACCCCTGATAGAGCGAACCGTACTGTTATTAAAGCGGCAAATGGTGAGTTATTTAGTAGTGAAGATTCAAATATTTTACAGTTGATTCTCACCGATGGACATTATTACGAGGACGTCAAGACCAATAAAATTAAAGATCAAGAGAAATATCCACATGCCAAGGCAGCCTTTGAAACCTATACCATGAATATTGATTTGTCCAATATGAATGATGTAGATTTTAATGAAGTGAGCTCTCTCAATACTTTTAAAATGATGAATGTGAATGAGCTTGTGGTTGCTATCGATTCGATTGATTCAGATACCAAGGCTAATGTAACCGCATTTGGTGAAAATATGTATAGGCGTTCGGGAATCTTATCCCTAGCCGTTCCTTTGACTAAGGCCGGAAAGCCAATTGTAAAGGATTCTACTAAGGTCTTGAACTATGAAACCGACCTTCTTGATTTTTTGGATAATTACTATAAAAGACAAATTATAGATATTGCTTTAAATAACAATAATGGTAATATTTATAGTATTGAAGGTAAGATGGCAGACATTCAACGCCGAAAAAAACTGCTAAATCATCATATTATAACTCTGAATGATAAGTTTTCATTGGCAGTTGCCTGTATCGTTTTATTTTTTGTAGGTGCTCCATTGGGGGCCATAATTCGAAAAGGAGGGATGGGTCTGCCACTTGTTATAGCGATGGTATTATTCCTATCGTATCACTTTTTGGGGATGTTTGCCAAAAACTTCGCTGAGGATGGCTCAATACACCCTATTATTGGTTCTTGGTTGTCTACCTTAGTGATGCTTCCACTTGGAATTTTTCTTACTAGAAGAGCCACTGCTGATAAGGGATTGTTTGAGTTTGGGAATACCCTGGAAAGCATTTTTGGATTCTTTAAATCAAAAAGGGGATTGTTTTCTAAACGTTAA
- a CDS encoding LolA family protein — MKKMIAALAVLFSITLSAQNDAKAKALLDEVYTKVNGYENIYVDFKYVLENTKENIKQETKGNVTLQKNKYLFNYLGATKMFDGKKTYTVVPENEEVIIETSNGDDEGTITPSKMLTFYKQGYKYKWDIAQNVKGRQIQYVELIPISSNSDIKQILLGIDVQTKHIYNLIETGKNGTKTTITVNSFKTNQPLSKSLFTFDEGKYKKEGYYISKN, encoded by the coding sequence ATGAAAAAGATGATTGCCGCGTTAGCTGTATTATTTAGTATAACCCTTTCTGCACAAAATGACGCAAAGGCTAAAGCCTTATTGGATGAAGTGTATACCAAAGTAAATGGTTATGAAAACATCTATGTGGATTTTAAGTATGTATTGGAAAATACTAAAGAGAATATTAAGCAAGAAACAAAAGGGAATGTTACCCTTCAAAAAAATAAATATTTGTTTAATTATTTGGGAGCCACCAAAATGTTTGATGGGAAAAAAACCTATACAGTAGTTCCTGAAAACGAAGAAGTTATCATTGAGACTAGTAATGGTGATGATGAAGGGACCATTACTCCATCTAAAATGCTTACCTTTTATAAGCAGGGATATAAGTATAAGTGGGATATCGCTCAAAATGTTAAAGGAAGACAAATTCAATATGTAGAATTAATTCCAATTAGTAGTAATTCAGATATCAAACAAATTTTATTGGGAATTGATGTGCAAACAAAACATATCTATAACCTTATAGAAACTGGAAAAAATGGTACTAAAACAACCATTACTGTAAATTCCTTTAAAACCAATCAACCGTTATCAAAAAGCTTGTTTACCTTTGACGAAGGAAAATACAAGAAAGAAGGCTATTATATTTCTAAAAACTAA
- a CDS encoding DNA translocase FtsK, which produces MAAKKEHTKKKSSKLFSKITLSQQTKTLLGSALMIIGVAFFLAFISYFFTWKEDQSILSELSNRQENAQNLLGKIGASLGDLFVYNGVGLAAFVFAYLLFVTGLHLFVASGKPLLNKWVWGVLVALWIAILFGFFTQSSLVLSGVVGYELNAYLSDYLGTIGTVLLLALCFVLYAVLKLKFTAEKGIAIISKVRNLFSKRVGDTDVFGTEDDLQTSHSEKDQISDKLDNEPITPTSTEATEPLKKTTFDFKEEPLQPTITNFSDLKVPAKDSITDDEELHIEVTAPAEEKELSDIRAEQLVEDFGEFDPTLELSNYKFPTLDLLNEYGNTGITINQEELEENKNTIVQTLKHYKIDISQIKATIGPTVTLYEIVPAAGIRISKIKNLEDDIALSLAALGIRIIAPIPGKGTIGIEVPNKNPSIVSMRSVIASQRFQKAEMELPIAFGKTISNETFVVDLAKMPHMLMAGATGQGKSVGLNAVLTSLLYKKHPAEVKFVLVDPKKVELTLFNKIERHYLAKLPDSEEAIITDNTKVINTLNSLCIEMDNRYEMLKNAMVRNIKEYNAKFKARKLNPNDGHKFLPYIVLVVDEFADLIMTAGKEVETPIARLAQLARAIGIHLIIATQRPSVNVITGIIKANFPARIAFRVTSKIDSRTILDTQGADQLIGRGDMLFTQGNEVIRLQCAFVDTPEVSKITDFIGSQRAYPDAHLLPEYVGEENGTSLDIDISERDALFREAAEVIVTAQQGSASLLQRKLKLGYNRAGRLIDQLEAAGIVGPFEGSKARQVLIPDLVSLEQFLTSEQDNFE; this is translated from the coding sequence ATGGCCGCTAAAAAGGAGCATACCAAGAAAAAATCATCCAAATTATTTTCAAAGATTACACTTTCTCAACAAACTAAAACTTTGTTAGGCAGTGCGCTTATGATTATAGGTGTTGCTTTTTTTCTTGCATTTATATCCTATTTTTTTACATGGAAAGAGGATCAGAGTATTCTTAGTGAATTGAGTAACAGACAAGAGAATGCTCAAAATTTATTAGGAAAAATAGGTGCTTCTTTGGGTGACTTGTTTGTATATAATGGGGTAGGCTTAGCAGCATTTGTTTTTGCCTATTTATTATTTGTAACAGGATTACATTTGTTTGTTGCTTCAGGGAAACCTCTGTTAAATAAATGGGTTTGGGGAGTTCTGGTAGCGTTATGGATAGCTATTCTTTTTGGCTTTTTTACTCAAAGCTCTTTGGTGCTAAGTGGGGTGGTAGGGTATGAGCTTAATGCCTATCTTTCGGATTATTTGGGTACCATTGGTACGGTATTACTTCTTGCGCTTTGTTTTGTTTTGTATGCAGTTCTTAAATTGAAATTTACGGCTGAAAAAGGAATTGCTATTATTAGTAAGGTTCGAAACCTGTTTTCTAAAAGAGTAGGAGATACCGATGTATTTGGTACTGAAGATGACCTACAAACTTCTCATAGTGAAAAAGACCAGATTTCTGATAAACTAGATAATGAACCGATTACGCCAACTTCTACAGAGGCCACGGAACCTTTGAAAAAAACAACCTTTGATTTTAAAGAAGAACCACTTCAACCAACAATTACTAATTTTTCAGATTTAAAAGTTCCTGCCAAAGATAGTATAACAGATGACGAGGAGTTGCATATTGAAGTAACAGCACCTGCTGAAGAAAAGGAGCTTTCAGATATTAGAGCAGAACAACTTGTTGAAGATTTTGGCGAATTTGATCCTACATTGGAACTCAGCAATTATAAATTCCCAACCTTAGATTTACTAAATGAATATGGTAATACGGGAATTACAATCAATCAGGAAGAACTTGAGGAGAATAAAAATACAATCGTACAAACGCTTAAGCATTATAAGATTGATATTTCCCAGATTAAGGCCACTATAGGGCCTACCGTTACCTTATATGAAATTGTTCCAGCTGCTGGTATTAGAATATCGAAAATTAAAAACCTAGAAGATGATATTGCGTTGTCCTTGGCTGCCTTGGGAATACGTATTATTGCTCCAATTCCTGGGAAGGGTACTATAGGGATAGAGGTTCCAAATAAGAATCCGTCAATTGTATCAATGAGATCTGTTATTGCTTCTCAACGATTTCAAAAGGCAGAGATGGAACTTCCCATTGCTTTCGGTAAAACCATAAGTAACGAAACATTTGTAGTGGATTTGGCAAAAATGCCACACATGCTTATGGCCGGTGCCACTGGTCAGGGAAAATCTGTAGGTCTTAATGCAGTGCTTACTTCCCTGTTATATAAAAAACATCCAGCTGAAGTAAAGTTTGTATTGGTTGATCCTAAGAAGGTTGAACTTACACTTTTTAATAAAATTGAACGTCATTATTTGGCAAAGCTGCCAGATAGTGAAGAGGCTATCATAACTGACAATACAAAGGTTATCAATACACTTAATTCGTTGTGTATTGAAATGGATAATCGTTATGAGATGCTTAAAAACGCCATGGTGCGTAATATTAAAGAATACAATGCTAAATTTAAGGCACGTAAACTAAACCCTAATGATGGGCATAAATTCTTACCCTATATTGTCTTGGTAGTTGATGAGTTTGCGGACCTAATAATGACAGCAGGAAAGGAGGTTGAAACACCTATCGCTAGGCTAGCTCAATTGGCAAGAGCTATAGGAATTCATCTTATTATTGCAACGCAACGACCATCTGTGAACGTAATTACAGGTATTATAAAAGCAAACTTTCCAGCTCGAATTGCTTTTAGAGTAACCTCTAAGATTGATTCGAGAACCATCCTGGATACACAAGGGGCTGATCAGCTTATTGGTAGAGGGGATATGCTCTTTACCCAAGGAAATGAAGTGATTCGACTGCAGTGTGCATTTGTAGATACTCCGGAGGTTTCTAAGATAACTGATTTTATTGGTTCGCAACGAGCGTACCCTGATGCACATTTATTGCCAGAGTATGTAGGTGAGGAGAATGGCACAAGTCTTGATATAGATATTAGCGAGCGAGATGCCTTATTCCGTGAAGCGGCTGAAGTAATTGTAACCGCCCAACAAGGTTCAGCCTCGCTATTGCAACGAAAATTGAAATTAGGATATAATAGAGCCGGACGTCTTATTGATCAATTGGAAGCAGCGGGTATTGTTGGACCGTTTGAAGGTAGTAAAGCCAGACAGGTATTAATTCCTGATTTAGTAAGTTTAGAACAATTTTTAACAAGTGAACAAGATAATTTTGAATAA
- a CDS encoding diacylglycerol kinase, whose amino-acid sequence MRYFLNSRRKAVGYACKGAYLLLKTESSVQIQSLIALATVLAGWYFEISALEWIVQLLTISLVMSIEGLNTAVEKIADFMHPDYHHKIGVIKDISAGAVFISAIMAIVIGCIIYLPKIF is encoded by the coding sequence ATGCGTTATTTTCTCAATAGTCGTCGGAAGGCTGTAGGATATGCTTGTAAAGGAGCGTATTTGCTTCTTAAGACAGAATCTAGTGTCCAAATTCAATCATTAATTGCACTTGCAACTGTACTAGCTGGTTGGTATTTTGAGATATCTGCGCTGGAATGGATAGTGCAATTACTTACCATTTCTTTGGTAATGAGTATTGAAGGTCTTAACACTGCTGTTGAGAAAATAGCCGATTTTATGCATCCTGATTACCATCATAAAATCGGTGTTATAAAAGATATATCTGCCGGAGCTGTATTTATTTCAGCTATAATGGCTATTGTTATAGGCTGTATTATTTATTTGCCTAAAATATTTTAA
- the tpx gene encoding thiol peroxidase gives MATVTLKGNPFQTAGILPQVGTQAPDFSLVATDLSEVSLSDYKGSRVVLNIFPSIDTGTCAASVRAFNEKASGLDNTKVLCISKDLPFAMARFCGAEGLNDVISLSDFRNGFASNYPVDFVDGPLKGLLSRSVIVLDEEGNVLYNEQVAETVDEPNYEAALASLK, from the coding sequence ATGGCAACAGTTACACTTAAAGGAAACCCTTTTCAAACCGCAGGAATTCTTCCACAAGTAGGTACTCAGGCACCTGATTTTTCACTGGTAGCAACAGATTTATCAGAAGTATCTTTGAGCGATTATAAAGGAAGTAGGGTAGTTCTTAATATTTTTCCAAGCATCGATACAGGGACCTGTGCAGCTTCTGTAAGAGCATTCAACGAAAAGGCTTCAGGGTTGGATAACACAAAAGTGTTATGTATATCTAAGGATTTACCATTTGCAATGGCTCGTTTTTGTGGAGCTGAAGGGTTAAATGATGTTATATCCTTGTCAGATTTTAGAAATGGTTTTGCTAGTAATTATCCAGTAGACTTTGTAGATGGACCATTAAAAGGATTGTTGTCTCGATCTGTAATAGTACTTGATGAAGAAGGAAATGTGTTGTATAATGAGCAAGTTGCTGAGACTGTTGATGAGCCCAATTATGAGGCTGCTTTAGCTTCATTGAAATAA
- a CDS encoding DUF6952 family protein, producing MKLPVIKHLTQFIEENDQDYIIEAIETLEALTEVPSLKDEELDVIGELISNMYGALEVDKMIKEGMDKKDALNAFMKRVMGAIDK from the coding sequence ATGAAGTTACCAGTAATTAAACATCTTACTCAGTTTATTGAAGAAAACGATCAAGATTACATCATTGAGGCTATAGAAACTTTGGAGGCACTTACGGAAGTACCTTCTTTAAAAGACGAAGAGCTTGATGTGATTGGTGAACTTATTTCCAATATGTATGGAGCTTTGGAAGTAGATAAAATGATTAAAGAAGGAATGGATAAAAAGGATGCCCTCAATGCGTTTATGAAACGTGTAATGGGTGCAATCGATAAGTAA
- a CDS encoding thioredoxin family protein, whose product MVQELTQDNLAELVQNNETVVVQYSATWCGNCRIMKPKFKKLAGENENVVFVIADAEKFPESRKMATVDNLPTFATFKAGKFVNQVQTNKFENLIELVNEVTSN is encoded by the coding sequence ATGGTACAAGAATTAACACAAGATAACTTGGCCGAACTGGTACAAAACAACGAAACTGTTGTAGTACAATACTCGGCAACATGGTGTGGCAATTGCCGTATCATGAAGCCTAAATTCAAGAAATTGGCAGGTGAAAATGAAAACGTAGTTTTTGTTATTGCTGATGCTGAAAAGTTTCCTGAATCAAGAAAAATGGCAACGGTAGATAACCTGCCTACTTTCGCAACTTTTAAAGCAGGAAAGTTTGTGAACCAAGTGCAAACAAATAAGTTTGAAAACTTAATCGAATTAGTCAATGAAGTTACCAGTAATTAA
- a CDS encoding peroxiredoxin translates to MALVGKKFPNLNVDAMNEMGDTFKINVLEEAINNKKKVLLFWYPKDFTFVCPTELHAFQEALPEFEKRNTLVIGASCDTPEVHFAWLNTAKDNGGIEGVTYPLLADSNRNLATILGILDIQSEVYNEETGTYLLEGDNVTYRATYLIDEDGLVYHEGINHMPVGRNVKEYLRLIDAYTHVQTNGEVCPANWEEGKEAMHANRSGVAAYLSAN, encoded by the coding sequence ATGGCATTAGTCGGAAAAAAATTTCCTAACTTGAATGTGGACGCAATGAATGAAATGGGCGACACTTTTAAAATCAATGTTCTTGAAGAAGCAATTAACAACAAGAAGAAAGTTTTGTTGTTTTGGTATCCTAAAGATTTCACATTTGTATGTCCTACTGAATTACATGCATTTCAAGAGGCATTGCCTGAATTTGAAAAGAGAAATACGTTGGTTATAGGTGCTTCATGTGATACTCCAGAAGTTCATTTTGCATGGTTGAACACTGCCAAGGACAATGGAGGTATAGAAGGTGTGACTTACCCATTATTGGCAGATAGCAATAGAAATCTTGCAACAATCCTTGGTATCTTAGATATCCAAAGTGAAGTATACAATGAGGAAACAGGAACATATTTGTTAGAAGGTGATAACGTAACCTATCGTGCAACTTACCTTATTGATGAAGATGGTTTAGTATACCATGAAGGAATCAATCATATGCCTGTAGGACGTAATGTTAAAGAATATTTGCGTTTAATCGATGCGTATACGCACGTACAAACTAATGGTGAAGTATGTCCTGCTAACTGGGAAGAAGGTAAAGAGGCAATGCACGCCAATCGTAGTGGAGTAGCTGCTTACTTAAGCGCTAATTAA